Proteins from a single region of Amblyomma americanum isolate KBUSLIRL-KWMA chromosome 10, ASM5285725v1, whole genome shotgun sequence:
- the LOC144107790 gene encoding uncharacterized protein LOC144107790, giving the protein MADTATTAKKAGRAKGRGRGRKSARGRKAATAGKKTTAAIEEEEEEHLSAAEDEAEANAKEFEDEEEERTLLTDTIEPPTFSPLGRTGPPEPLHQNKKLRWDHKVNLIGEKLINPMIHCCDKCSLPILTYGRMIPCKHVFCYDCAKKADKTCYRCNDKVQRLEQSNLGTVFMCTFGGSRQGKDSCRRTYLSQRDLQAHITHRHLKGAAASVAASQSSAVVSHGQPSQQMGVVVTGHPPPPHHLMVRDPRQHPPPVSQHPSPLEVSRPSVLQQQQPQQTQQAPPPPPQKTLPPEYRDLPPPVIPSQQPPQQMVAPPRAYQNQQNPAVSRPNLITVQIQDDSHKRAAVAVAAVGATAATTTMPPPQMPPPPPQYAPQPPHMSQPPPPQQSYPPPQAPPNAPPLAYNPSQPPYTQGLPPPATYNASAPPPPPPPARPLPPQFVHQPPPQFAHPPPPQPPPPRFATAIPYEEPNHPPTFHWSGTTSMPPPRTAVMPPRPITGPPPTTPPGAMMQQRTCGDPQFPYYSQ; this is encoded by the exons ATGGCGGACACAG CCACGACGGCCAAGAAGGCGGGCAGAGCCAAGGGCCGCGGGCGCGGTCGCAAGAGCGCGCGAGGCCGCAAGGCAGCTACCGCGGGAAAGAAGACTACCGCCGCcatcgaagaagaggaagaagagcatCTGTCGGCCGCCGAGGATGAAGCCGAGGCCAACGCAAAAG AGttcgaggacgaggaggaggagcggacctTGCTGACTGACACTATCGAGCCGCCAACCTTCTCGCCACTGGGTCGGACAGGTCCTCCGGAGCCGCTGCATCAGAACAAGAAGCTGAGATGGGACCACAAG GTGAACCTTATTGGGGAGAAGCTAATCAACCCCATGATCCACTGCTGCGACAAGTGCAGCCTGCCCATCTTGACTTATGGCAGAATG ATCCCATGCAAACATGTGTTCTGCTACGATTGTGCCAAAAAGGCTGACAAGACATGCTACAG GTGCAACGATAAGGTGCAGCGCCTGGAGCAGAGCAACCTGGGGACGGTGTTTATGTGCACCTTTGGTGGGAGTCGCCAGGGCAAGGATTCCTGTCGACGGACGTACCTGAGCCAGCGGGACCTGCAG GCCCACATCACACACCGCCACCTCAAAGGTGCGGCAGCCTCGGTGGCAGCCTCGCAGTCCTCCGCAGTGGTGTCTCACGGCCAGCCCTCGCAACAGATGGGGGTGGTGGTAACTGGCCATCCACCACCGCCACACCACTTGATGGTCCGCGACCCCCGGCAGCATCCACCACCTGTGTCACAGCACCCATCACCCCTTGAGGTGTCTCGCCCCAGTGtcttgcagcagcagcagccgcagcagacaCAGCAAGCCCCTCCACCGCCACCGCAGAAGACTCTGCCACCAGAGTACCGGGACTTGCCACCGCCCGTGATCCCAAGCCAGCAGCCACCCCAGCAGATGGTAGCCCCTCCCCGTGCATACCAAAACCAGCAGAACCCAGCCGTGAGCCGACCCAACCTCATCACCGTCCAGATCCAGGACGACAGTCACAAAAGAGCAGCTGTGGCAGTGGCAGCGGTGGGTGCCACTGCAGCCACAACAACCATGCCACCACCGCAGATGCCCCCGCCGCCACCCCAGTACGCCCCGCAGCCGCCACACATGAGCCAACCGCCTCCTCCCCAGCAGTCATACCCACCCCCGCAGGCCCCGCCCAATGCCCCGCCCCTGGCCTACAACCCCTCCCAGCCACCCTACACCCAGGGCTTGCCTCCCCCTGCCACATACAATGCCTCGGCCCCACCCCCTCCTCCACCTCCGGCCCGCCCTCTCCCACCGCAGTTCGTGCACCAGCCGCCACCCCAATTTGCGCACCCACCAcctccgcagccgccgccgccacgctTTGCAACCGCCATTCCTTATGAGGAACCCAACCACCCACCCACGTTCCACTGGAGTGGCACGACCAGCATGCCTCCTCCAAGGACGGCAGTCATGCCCCCCAGGCCCATCACTGGCCCACCCCCGACTACGCCCCCTGGCGCCATGATGCAGCAGCGGACATGTGGAGACCCACAGTTTCCCTACTACAGCCAGTGA